One segment of Solanum lycopersicum chromosome 1, SLM_r2.1 DNA contains the following:
- the LOC101267151 gene encoding E3 ubiquitin-protein ligase PUB22-like has translation MEEIQIPSYFICPISLEMMKDPVTISTGITYDRENIEKWIFSAKNNICPVTKQSLITSIELTPNVTLRRLIQSWCTINASHGIERFPTPKPPVSKPQIIKLLKEAKSPKMQMKSLKTLRSIASENDANKRCMESAGAMEFLASIINNNSSEVFEEEEGFMSTKDEALSILYQLKLSENGLKSLIMSGNGEFIESLTRVMQHGSYESRAYAVMLMKDMFEVSTPTPLLSLKQEFFTQVVQVLRDEISQKATKASLQVLVHACPFGRNRVKAAEAGAIRVLVDLLLDSSEKRVCELMLILLDQICQSAEGRAELLNHPGGLAIVSKKILRVSKVGSERAIKILHSISKFSSTPSVVQEMLSLGVVAKLCLVLQVDCGSKAKERAREILKFHAKAWRNSPCIPMNLLSSYPF, from the coding sequence atggaagaaattcaaataccttcttattttatttgCCCCATTTCACTAGAGATGATGAAAGACCCCGTCACGATCTCTACAGGAATAACATATGATCGAGAAAATATCGAGAAATGGATATTCTCTGCTAAGAACAATATATGTCCAGTTACGAAACAATCTCTTATTACCAGCATAGAGTTGACCCCAAATGTTACTCTTCGACGATTAATCCAATCTTGGTGTACTATCAATGCGTCCCATGGTATTGAAAGGTTCCCTACACCAAAGCCTCCGGTTAGCAAACCACAAATAATAAAGCTCTTAAAAGAAGCGAAATCGCCAAAGATGCAAATGAAATCTCTCAAGACCCTTAGATCCATTGCTTCTGAGAATGATGCTAACAAACGTTGCATGGAATCCGCGGGGGCAATGGAGTTCTTAGCttctattattaataataattcgAGTGAAGtgtttgaagaagaagagggtTTCATGAGTACTAAAGACGAAGCACTTAGCATCCTCTATCAACTCAAATTATCTGAAAATGGATTGAAGTCACTCATCATGAGTGGAAATGGAGAATTCATTGAGTCATTGACACGTGTCATGCAACATGGGAGTTATGAGTCTAGGGCTTACGCGGTTATGTTAATGAAAGACATGTTCGAAGTATCCACACCAACTCCACTTTTGAGTTTGAAGCAAGAATTCTTCACACAAGTTGTTCAAGTCTTGAGGGATGAGATCTCTCAAAAGGCTACAAAAGCATCATTGCAAGTGCTAGTGCACGCGTGTCCATTTGGTAGGAACAGAGTGAAAGCAGCAGAAGCAGGAGCAATTAGGGTTTTGGTTGATCTTCTGCTCGATTCATCTGAGAAGAGGGTttgtgaattgatgttaattttacTAGATCAAATTTGTCAGAGCGCAGAAGGGAGAGCTGAGCTATTGAATCATCCCGGAGGATTAGCCATTGTGTCCAAGAAAATACTTAGGGTTTCTAAAGTAGGGAGTGAAAGGGCAATCAAGATCTTACATTcaatctcaaagttttcatcAACACCAAGTGTTGTTCAAGAGATGTTGAGTTTGGGTGTGGTAGCAAAGCTTTGTTTAGTTCTTCAAGTTGATTGTGGAAGTAAAGCTAAGGAAAGAGCTAGAGAAATTCTCAAATTTCATGCAAAGGCATGGAGGAATTCTCCTTGTATACCTATGAATTTATTATCTTCATATCCATTTTAG